From the genome of Pirellulales bacterium:
GGCCTGTGAACAGCGGCGGCATGTAAAGCCCGTTGTAGCGATAGCGATCGAAGGGAACATAGTTTCCTTGCATCGCTCTGTCCATCATGTCCCATAACTGCCAAATGTTGCTGCCGGCGCGGAGCCAGGCGACAGAAATCAGCAGCATCGGCGCGCCCAGCACGATCAGCCACGGCAGTTGTCGGGTGAACCAGACATACCGCGGCGGCACATTATGTTCGACAAAAAAGCGGAACTGCCGCCGCGATTGATCGGAGAGGAACACGCAGCAGCCCATCAGCGCGGCGAAGAGGGCCATCGGCACGCAGAGATCGCTCTCGGGTCCCAGAAACCTGTCATTCACGAGCAATCTCCAAAACGCTTCGCCGAACCGTCCTAAGCTCATAAGCGACATCAAGATGAACAAGCCACCCACGATCAGCATCAGACTCCATGATTGCCGCCAATGTTGCCACAGGAGGCGACCGAGCATGGCTGGGCGGTCGCGCTTGGCGAGGAGGGAGGGGAGCAGGGTGGCGTTGGAGTTTTCGGCGGTGGGAATATCGGAGGCAGTGCGCCCCTCACCCCGGCCCTCTCCCCGGAGGAGAGGGAGAACGGCACCCTCACCCTGCCCTCTACCAGTGAGAGAGGGAAAGGCACCCTCACCCCGGCCCTCTCCCGTCGAGGGAGAGGGAGAAACGTCCTCTCCCAAGGGGAGAGGGAGAGCGTTGCGCTTGGATGATTTGCGCAGCGTTAAATCGCCGTGGAGCCAGCGGAGGCCGAGGACGACATCGACGGCCAGGATCGCAACAGCCAAGAGGGTTCGCCACGGGGCGGCGCGCACGTAGGCTGCAAATTCAACACCACTGGGAGATTCTCTGAAATACCAAGCCAGCAGATGCGTTTCGGTCGAAGCCGCCGTGATGGCCAAAATGACGGCCAGCAAAGGCCGCGCTGTCAGCAGCGAAAACAACGTGCCCCAGGCCAGCACTTCCACGGCGGCCACGCACCATAACGCCATGCTGCCGTGGATGTAAGCGGCATCGTTTGTCCCGCCGTGAACAATCAAAGCCGACAGCCACAGCACGGCGTACATGGCCAGAGTGGCCAGCAAGGGAACCGTTAATTTGCTGACAAGCACCTGCACCGCGCGGACGGGGCAGGCCCGGAGAAAATCGAACGTGCCTTCTTCCTGCTCGCCGGCAAAGGCAACTCCCGCGCATCCGGCGGCAAACAAGGCAGGAAAGCACAGGGCCAAATTGAATTCCGATCCGCCGAGCCAGTTTGGCGAGAGGGTCGCTGTAATCCACTGGAGGAACACCACCAGTGCAACCACGGTCAGCCAGAAAAGCCGGATGCTGCGATATTCTTTCCAGCACAAGTGCAGATAGGGGGTGGCGTTCATGGGAGGGCGTGGGTGTGTGGCGGAGGATTGGTTAAGGACGCGACCCCCGGGCAGAGCCCGGGGCTAATTCGGTTACGGAAATGAGCGGTTCTGCGGGAACGGGTTCTGACTGCGTCTGGCCTGTCTGCAAATAAGCGACGAACATTTCTTCCAGGCTGGGGGTGCGGATGCGGAGTTCTTCCACGCCGGGTTGCTCGCCCAGGGCCGTGAGTTCGGCTTCGCCCAGGCCGCGCACCAAAACTTGCCACTGATGCCGGTGCAAACGCTGGCTGAGAATTTGGCCGCCGAGCTGGGGAAGCTTGTTTACACTGTCGGCCAGCGTCAGGCTGAGCTCGCGGATTTGGTCTTTCAGCGCGTCCAGCTGCTCGACCAGCAGCAGCTTGCCGGAGCGGATGATGGCGACGACATCGGCCACGCGCTCCACTTCGCCAATTTGATGGCTCGACAGGAGCACGGTACGGCCGGCGGCGGCGATATCGACCATCCCTTCCAGAAATTCGCGGCGGACCAGCGTGTCGAGGCCGGAAGTCGGTTCATCGAGAATCAGCAGTTCCGGCTCATGGGCCAGCGCGAGTGAGAGCGAAACTTTCGCCCGCATGCCTTTGGAGAGATGCTTGATTTTGCGATTGAGCGGGAGCTTGTAGCCGGCGGCGAGTTTGAGATAGCGCTGATAAAAACCGCTGGGATAAAAGCCGGACGTGAACCAGCCGATTTCGCTGACCTTCATCCATTCGTACAGCGTGGGGCGTTCCGGCACGTAACCGACCAGGCTGCGCACGGCCTGCCCTTGCTTGGTGCTGTCGTGGCCGAGCACGGTGGCGGCGCCTTCGTCGGGCGCGGTAAGCCCCAGCAGAATGCGGATGGCCGTGGTTTTTCCGGCGCCGTTTTCGCCGAGCAGCGCGCAGACCGTGCCGGGCTGCACATCGAGCGAGACCCGATCGAGCGCGGTTTGGGTGCCGTAGCGTTTGGTGATGCCGGCGAGGGTGATGACGGGGGGCATGTGTGGCGCTCCACCCCCGGGCAGAGCCCGGGGCTAAGGGCAATCAATCGAAGTTGGAAAGTTCCTTCTCGACGAGTTCGCGGAGGTCTTTGGAATTCAGTTTACTTTGCTTCGCTTCGGCCAGCACTTGGCGGAGGCGGGTGCGGATGAGTTTCAATCGTTCGTTGCGGCAGCGCTCGCCGGCGCCGGTGGCCACTTCCAGCCCGGTGCCGCGGACCGATTGCAGCACATCATCTTCCTGCAACTGGCGATACGCCCGGGCGATGGTGTTGGGATTGATTGCCAGCTCACGGGCCAATTCTCGCACCGACGGGATCAACTCGCCCGATTTGAGCGCACCGCTAGCCACGGCGAATTTCAATTGTCGGACGATTTGATCGTAAATGGCCAGGCCGTTATGCGGGTCGATGTGGAAGAACATGGGGAGTTGGCAGCGATTAGCAATTAGCAGCTAGCGATTAGCCGGAAGTAGGGCCAATGTTTACAAAACACCCGGCCTTGTGTACTACCGTGATAGTACAGTATTGCGATGGGGCATGGCGGTGTCAAGTGAATTTTTTCGGAATGGGCAAGGACCGCGGGGGGAAAGCAGAAAGCAGAAGGAGGAAAAGCAGAAGGCAGAAAGCAGAAGGAAAAGGCAGTGGGAAAGGATCAGAATGGCGATTGCGCGAGGTGGCGGCGGTTTATTGAGACGGTTCTGGGGTCGGCTTGAGCTGCTGAGAAAAGAAATCGACGATGAGCCGCTGATTTTCCGGGCTGTGGAACTGCGGGGCTTCGTGATCGGCGCCGGGGAGGGTTTTGAAGGTTTCCTGGACGCCGGCGTCGATGAGCGCCTTGGCCAGAATGACGCTTTGCGCGTGCGGAACGATGCGGTCGGCATCACCGTGCATGATTAAAAACGGCGGGTCGCTGGGGCTGATGTAGGTGATCGGATTGGCGGTTCGGGCCAGTTCGGCTTTATCCTCAATTGGACCGCCCAGCAAACGCGCTTCGGGAGAGTTCGGGCCGTCGTGCTTGAGCAGCGCTTTGGGGCTCGACTGGTGCACGATCTGACTGATGTCGGTTGGTCCAAACCAGTCGAGCACGGCCTGGACGCGGCTGGAAACGCCCGAGTTGCCGAGATCGCCCTCCAGCTCCTGCACATCGCCGCTGGCGCCGAGCATGGCAGCGAGATGCCCGCCGGCGGAATCTCCGCCGACGCCGAAATGATCGGGGTCGAGATGGTATTTGGCGGCGTTGGCGCGCAAGAAACGAACGGCGGCCTTGCAATCGAAGATTTGCGCGGGCCAGACGGCATCTTGCGAAAAGCGATAGTCGATACTGGCCAGCGCGAAGCCGTTATGCGTCAAATACATGACGGGTGGGTGAGCGCGGCTGCCCGCCAGCCACGCTCCGCCGTGAATCCAAATGACCAGCGGCCAGGGTTTTTGGGCGGATTCATCGGGAACATACAAATCCAACACTTGCCGCTGGTGGCCGTTTTCGACATAGGGAATGTTCAACTCCGATTTGACGCCGGCGGCCGGTTCGGCCGCAAATGCCACACTGGCTAGCAACAGGCAGGTGAAAGTGAATATGGCGCTTGTTGCTTTGCGCGGCGAGAAACATATGCAAAGTGGAATCATGGGAGAGTGATTTGCGATAAAACCCGCTGGCCTCTGTCGGGCGATTCCGGTGCCCCGCGCCAGCCCAAGGTGGGGCCGCGCACAGCGGGTATCAATGCCGAGTCCAGCCGACCGGCTGCAAGTGAGAAAAAACACGGCCTGCAGGAATACTGGAATTACCTCGGTCCCGGCATTCCCCTTTTGGCTCGACGAAGTCTACTTTAACGATGAGCCGCGTCAGATGCAAATTTTTGGTTGGGGAAAAGTTTTGGCAAAATCACAGGATTGATCGAGGGGCAACGGGGTTAGTGATCAGCGGAGCCGATGTTTTTATGCGCCTCTTCCCCCCCAGCGGATGAGTTTTTGCTTCCATCTTCCCAAGAAATTACTTCCTGGCGACGACGCGATGGAAGTGGAGGCGGACTTCGCGGGTGACAACGCGGCGGACGCCTTCCACCAGGCAGTGGGGCTCGTTATCTTCCTGGCCGCGGCGAGTGATTTCGTCCAGCTTCATGCCCGGCGGCACGGTGAATGTGGATTGATAAATAATTTGATTGCCGGCATCCAACTCCGGCACAATGAAATGGCAGGTGGCGCCGTAGGTGAGCATGCGGAAGGAGTAGGCGTCGCGGTAAGGCTGCATACCGGGAAAGCTGGGCAACAGACCGTGATGCAGGTTGACGATGCGGCCGCCAGCGTATTTCCAACAAGCGGCCGGCGAGAGAATGCGCATGTAACGGGCGAGGATGACGTAATCGACCTCGTACTGGTCGCACAGGGCGATGAGGCGGTCGTCGTCGGGATTTCCGTCTTTGTCGCCAATGCTGTGCCAATCGATGCCGAACTGCTCGGCCACGCTGCGGCAGGTGGGGCGATTGCCGATCATGACGGCGGCTTCGGCCGGGACTCGGCCATCGCGGATGGCGCGCAACAAAGCCAGCGCGGGCTCTGGCCGATAGGTGGTGCAGAGGGCCAAGCGCGGCTTGTTGGGACGCACTTCCGGCGACCAGACGCGGATGGAAAGACCGCTGGTGCGGCTGATGTTTTCCATGGCGGGACGCAAGCCGGCGAAATGCTCCGACGCCAATTCGATGCGGCAAAGCATAGCGAACAGGGCGGCCTCGTCGTGATCGTACATCTGGATTTCGGCGATGTTGGCCCCTTGCCCCGTCACGTGATGAATGATGGGGTCGGCCAGGCCGCGATGATCGGGACCGACGGCGGTGATGGTGACTTGCATGGGGAAGCGATTAGCAGTTAGCAATTAGCGGGAGCGGCAAAGGTTGGCGAAGCGGTCGAAAACGGTGCGGCCCAGGGCTTGCATTGGCGGAAGTTTCTCGGGAGTTTGGCGGCGGATCGCGGCGGGGTCGATGTAATTTAACTCGGCCAGCTCACCGCAGTTGCCGGTTTCGCACAGCCAATCGTTGATGATCGCGTCGGTCACTTCCATGTGAAATTGTAGCCCATAAGCGGCGCGGCCGAAGCGAAAAGCCTGGTTCTCACACTGCGGGCTGCGAGCCAATTGTGCGGCGCAGGCGGGGAGATTGAAGGTATCGCCATGCCATTGAAAGACGGTGAGCTGAGGGTTTAGGGTTCGGGGTTCGGGGGTTGCGATATCTGCACCCTCACCCCGGCCCACTCCCAAAGGGCGAGGGGGAATAAGATCGTGAAACAGCGGATCGGTAGCGGCCGAAGGGAGCAATTCGATCTCGTACCAGCCGATTTCTTTGATGCCGTTGGCACGGACCTGGGCACCCAGCGATTTGGCCAACAACTGCGAACCGAGGCAGACGCCGAGCACAGGCAAATCGGCATCCACAGCTTCGCGCAGCCAACGCACTTCTTCGCCAAGGAACGGGAAGCGATCGGTCTGGTCGGCGTTCATTGGGCCGCCCATGACAATGAGGCCGGATAGTTCACGCGGCTTAAAAGAGGGCAGCGTGCCGGCGAAAGCGTCGATGGTGACAAAGGG
Proteins encoded in this window:
- a CDS encoding ABC transporter permease, with the translated sequence MNATPYLHLCWKEYRSIRLFWLTVVALVVFLQWITATLSPNWLGGSEFNLALCFPALFAAGCAGVAFAGEQEEGTFDFLRACPVRAVQVLVSKLTVPLLATLAMYAVLWLSALIVHGGTNDAAYIHGSMALWCVAAVEVLAWGTLFSLLTARPLLAVILAITAASTETHLLAWYFRESPSGVEFAAYVRAAPWRTLLAVAILAVDVVLGLRWLHGDLTLRKSSKRNALPLPLGEDVSPSPSTGEGRGEGAFPSLTGRGQGEGAVLPLLRGEGRGEGRTASDIPTAENSNATLLPSLLAKRDRPAMLGRLLWQHWRQSWSLMLIVGGLFILMSLMSLGRFGEAFWRLLVNDRFLGPESDLCVPMALFAALMGCCVFLSDQSRRQFRFFVEHNVPPRYVWFTRQLPWLIVLGAPMLLISVAWLRAGSNIWQLWDMMDRAMQGNYVPFDRYRYNGLYMPPLFTG
- a CDS encoding ABC transporter ATP-binding protein, giving the protein MPPVITLAGITKRYGTQTALDRVSLDVQPGTVCALLGENGAGKTTAIRILLGLTAPDEGAATVLGHDSTKQGQAVRSLVGYVPERPTLYEWMKVSEIGWFTSGFYPSGFYQRYLKLAAGYKLPLNRKIKHLSKGMRAKVSLSLALAHEPELLILDEPTSGLDTLVRREFLEGMVDIAAAGRTVLLSSHQIGEVERVADVVAIIRSGKLLLVEQLDALKDQIRELSLTLADSVNKLPQLGGQILSQRLHRHQWQVLVRGLGEAELTALGEQPGVEELRIRTPSLEEMFVAYLQTGQTQSEPVPAEPLISVTELAPGSARGSRP
- a CDS encoding GntR family transcriptional regulator, yielding MFFHIDPHNGLAIYDQIVRQLKFAVASGALKSGELIPSVRELARELAINPNTIARAYRQLQEDDVLQSVRGTGLEVATGAGERCRNERLKLIRTRLRQVLAEAKQSKLNSKDLRELVEKELSNFD
- a CDS encoding alpha/beta hydrolase produces the protein MIPLCICFSPRKATSAIFTFTCLLLASVAFAAEPAAGVKSELNIPYVENGHQRQVLDLYVPDESAQKPWPLVIWIHGGAWLAGSRAHPPVMYLTHNGFALASIDYRFSQDAVWPAQIFDCKAAVRFLRANAAKYHLDPDHFGVGGDSAGGHLAAMLGASGDVQELEGDLGNSGVSSRVQAVLDWFGPTDISQIVHQSSPKALLKHDGPNSPEARLLGGPIEDKAELARTANPITYISPSDPPFLIMHGDADRIVPHAQSVILAKALIDAGVQETFKTLPGADHEAPQFHSPENQRLIVDFFSQQLKPTPEPSQ
- a CDS encoding formyltransferase family protein, which encodes MQVTITAVGPDHRGLADPIIHHVTGQGANIAEIQMYDHDEAALFAMLCRIELASEHFAGLRPAMENISRTSGLSIRVWSPEVRPNKPRLALCTTYRPEPALALLRAIRDGRVPAEAAVMIGNRPTCRSVAEQFGIDWHSIGDKDGNPDDDRLIALCDQYEVDYVILARYMRILSPAACWKYAGGRIVNLHHGLLPSFPGMQPYRDAYSFRMLTYGATCHFIVPELDAGNQIIYQSTFTVPPGMKLDEITRRGQEDNEPHCLVEGVRRVVTREVRLHFHRVVARK